The Lactuca sativa cultivar Salinas chromosome 2, Lsat_Salinas_v11, whole genome shotgun sequence genome includes a window with the following:
- the LOC111894425 gene encoding protein BUD31 homolog 2 translates to MPKVKTNRVKYPEGWELIEPTLRELQGKMREAENDPHDGKRKCETLWPIFKIAHQKSRYIFDLYHRRREISKELFEFCLDQGYADRNIIAKWKKPGYERLCCLRCIQPRDHNFQTTCVCRVPKHLREEKVIECVHCGCKGCASGD, encoded by the exons ATGCCTAAAGTGAAGACAAACCGTGTTAAATACCCTGAGGGATGGGAGCTCATAGAACCTACCCTTCGTGAATTACAAGGAAAAATGAGAGAAG ctGAGAATGATCCACACGATGGGAAGAGAAAATGTGAGACACTATGGCCTATTTTCAAAATTGCACACCAAAAAAGTCGTTACATATTTGACCTTTATCATCGAAGGAGAGAAATTTCAAAGGAATTGTTTGAATTTTGCTTGGATCAAGGATATGCTGATCGTAATATCATTGCCAAGTGGAAAAAG CCAGGATATGAACGACTTTGTTGTTTAAGATGCATTCAGCCACGTGATCATAACTTCCAAACAACATGTGTTTGTAGAGTCCCAAAGCATCTTAGAGAGGAAAAGGTTATAGAATGTGTGCATTGTGGCTGCAAAGGTTGTGCAAGTGGAGATTAA